GCCCCGGACTCGCCCTGGAAGAAGCCCCAGGCCTTGTTCTTGGCGTTGTAGCTTTCGTTGAGGTCGGCCAGCAGGTTCTCGATGGCCTGGGAGTCGCCCAGCTCGGCGTCGCGCGCGTGGAGCACGGCCGGGGTGCCGTCGGGCTTCT
The sequence above is a segment of the Desulfopila inferna genome. Coding sequences within it:
- a CDS encoding nucleoid-associated protein, with the protein product MPIKHAIVHLIEKKPDGTPAVLHARDAELGDSQAIENLLADLNESYNAKNKAWGFFQGESGA